One segment of Radiobacillus kanasensis DNA contains the following:
- the pdaA gene encoding delta-lactam-biosynthetic de-N-acetylase: protein MKKIMFLMLTICLFAFPLSISANSYGWGFKKGNNHQPPDVGKYAQMLQGKGFYIDPSGEKVVYLTFDNGYEKGYTGQILDVLKEKGVPATFFVTGHYVDSREKLVKRMVKEGHIIGNHSYHHPDFTKLSKGKMKKELEELEQAVADITKQDSMKYLRPPRGTFSNQTLKWANEFGYLNMFWSLAFVDWNTDAQGGWQKSYNQVLKQVHPGAIILLHTVSKDNADALAHMIDDLRKQGYTFKSLDYLLMKNLVPKPLFSL from the coding sequence ATGAAAAAAATCATGTTTCTCATGTTAACTATTTGCTTATTTGCATTCCCGCTATCGATAAGCGCAAATTCGTATGGATGGGGGTTTAAAAAAGGGAATAATCATCAACCACCAGATGTAGGAAAATACGCACAAATGCTGCAAGGGAAGGGCTTCTACATTGATCCTTCTGGAGAAAAAGTCGTGTACTTAACCTTCGATAATGGATATGAAAAAGGCTACACTGGTCAAATTCTTGACGTCCTTAAGGAGAAGGGAGTTCCAGCTACTTTTTTCGTGACTGGACATTATGTGGACAGTAGAGAAAAGCTCGTGAAACGAATGGTTAAGGAAGGTCACATCATCGGAAACCACTCCTACCATCATCCGGACTTCACTAAGTTAAGTAAAGGAAAAATGAAAAAAGAACTAGAAGAGCTGGAACAAGCTGTCGCAGATATAACAAAGCAAGATTCCATGAAATATCTGCGTCCGCCAAGAGGAACGTTTAGTAATCAAACCTTGAAATGGGCAAACGAATTTGGATACTTGAACATGTTTTGGTCCCTTGCGTTTGTTGATTGGAATACCGATGCCCAAGGTGGCTGGCAAAAATCATACAATCAAGTACTCAAACAGGTGCACCCTGGAGCGATTATTCTGCTTCATACCGTTTCAAAGGATAATGCGGACGCGCTAGCTCATATGATCGATGACCTTCGCAAACAAGGCTACACGTTTAAAAGTTTAGACTACTTGCTGATGAAGAACCTAGTTCCAAAACCCCTATTTTCATTGTGA
- the mbcS gene encoding acyl-CoA synthetase MbcS yields the protein MRKEELIAPEQYNIAMEMDFYAKENPTRQAIIWTDDQGNSETITYEKLIQGANQIANVFAAKGLKKGDKILVMMPRYIASYQVYLAALKSGIIIIPSSEMLRTKDLQYRVTHGEVQGVVSFYPYVSQYKGLEEYEKLTKFSVGQPVDGWHDLDGLAAEAPEQFEIVHTSRDDIAFLPYTSGTTGNPKGVVHTHGWGFAHLKTASKNWLGIKEKDVVWATAAPGWQKWVWSPFLSVLGSGSTGFVYNGRFDPNIYLGLLEDYKINVLCCTPTEYRLMAKVDNINKYKLPALHSAVSAGEPLNREVIDTFQRYFDVTVRDGYGQTENTLLLGVMKDMEVKPGSMGKPTPGNDVQIIDEIGLPVSVGVVGDIAIPLDTPALFKEYYKDLERTAKSQRGNYYVTGDQARMDEEGYFWFEGRSDDIIVSSGYTIGPFEVEDALVKHPAVKECAVVASPDEVRGNVVKAFIVLKDLSQASDTLVKELQDHVKSLTAPYKYPRKVEFIEELPKTSSGKIRRVELREKEFVQL from the coding sequence GTGAGGAAAGAAGAGTTAATTGCACCGGAACAATACAATATTGCGATGGAAATGGATTTTTATGCGAAAGAGAACCCAACGAGGCAGGCCATTATTTGGACAGACGATCAAGGGAACTCAGAGACGATTACGTATGAGAAGCTTATCCAAGGAGCAAATCAAATAGCGAATGTGTTTGCGGCAAAAGGATTGAAAAAAGGAGATAAAATCTTGGTGATGATGCCAAGGTATATTGCTTCCTATCAAGTCTATTTAGCGGCATTAAAATCAGGGATCATTATTATCCCGAGTTCAGAAATGCTACGTACGAAGGATTTACAATACCGTGTGACACATGGGGAAGTACAAGGAGTAGTAAGCTTCTATCCTTATGTTAGTCAATATAAAGGATTAGAAGAGTACGAAAAGCTTACTAAGTTTTCCGTTGGTCAGCCAGTCGATGGCTGGCATGACCTAGATGGATTAGCGGCAGAAGCTCCAGAGCAGTTCGAAATAGTTCATACATCCCGTGATGATATTGCTTTTCTTCCTTATACATCTGGGACGACAGGAAATCCAAAAGGGGTCGTCCATACGCATGGTTGGGGATTTGCCCACTTGAAAACAGCGTCGAAGAACTGGCTAGGCATTAAAGAAAAGGATGTCGTTTGGGCGACCGCTGCACCCGGCTGGCAAAAATGGGTGTGGAGTCCATTCCTGTCTGTGTTAGGCTCTGGCTCAACCGGTTTTGTCTATAATGGACGGTTTGATCCTAATATTTATCTCGGATTACTAGAGGATTATAAAATCAATGTTCTCTGCTGTACCCCAACAGAATATCGCTTAATGGCCAAAGTCGACAACATAAACAAATACAAGTTACCTGCATTGCATAGTGCGGTTTCAGCTGGAGAACCATTGAATAGAGAGGTAATTGATACATTCCAGCGTTATTTTGACGTCACCGTAAGAGATGGGTATGGTCAAACAGAAAATACCCTTCTTCTAGGGGTTATGAAGGACATGGAGGTAAAACCAGGTTCAATGGGGAAACCAACTCCAGGGAATGACGTGCAAATTATTGACGAGATTGGCTTGCCGGTTTCAGTTGGGGTGGTTGGAGATATCGCGATTCCGTTAGATACACCTGCACTGTTTAAGGAGTATTATAAGGATTTAGAACGTACGGCAAAATCTCAGAGAGGCAACTACTATGTCACAGGCGACCAAGCAAGAATGGATGAGGAAGGCTATTTCTGGTTTGAAGGAAGAAGTGATGATATTATCGTTAGCTCCGGCTATACAATTGGACCATTTGAAGTAGAGGATGCTTTAGTGAAACACCCAGCTGTAAAAGAGTGTGCTGTAGTCGCGAGCCCAGATGAAGTTCGAGGGAATGTTGTAAAAGCTTTTATTGTCCTAAAAGATTTGAGCCAAGCGAGTGATACATTGGTCAAAGAATTACAGGATCACGTTAAAAGTCTAACAGCCCCTTACAAATATCCAAGAAAAGTAGAATTCATTGAAGAGCTACCAAAAACATCTTCTGGAAAAATTCGCAGGGTTGAATTACGGGAAAAAGAATTTGTACAACTTTAA